From the Fibrobacter sp. UWR3 genome, one window contains:
- a CDS encoding type IV pilus twitching motility protein PilT produces the protein MADLRIEQLLRAMVENKASDLHIRTGVPPIYRINGALTKLFETRVDAGMMDSFMDDIMNRDQKNRFETNKECDFAVGARDMGRFRVNVFRQRGTIAMVIRHIKAKIPAFEELHLPEVIRDLALTRRGLVLVTGTTGSGKSTTLASMLDYINQTEAVNIITVEDPIEYLYRDNKSIISQREIGVDTLSYANALRAALRQDPDVLLVGEVRDLETMQIALTAADTGHMVFATIHTTNATETIQRVLSMYPPHQHDEIRILLSEVLAGIISLRLLPTADGKGRVPAAEVLVNTAAIKEYIRDKDKLSLVEHAIAEGHMQYHSQTFDQALLELYRTEQISLETAMNAATNKDDFDLKIRGISGTSDRGWM, from the coding sequence ATGGCTGATTTGAGAATCGAGCAGTTGCTCCGTGCGATGGTCGAGAACAAGGCTTCTGACTTGCACATCCGTACGGGCGTTCCTCCGATTTACCGTATTAACGGTGCACTGACAAAGTTGTTCGAAACGCGTGTGGATGCCGGCATGATGGATTCCTTCATGGACGATATCATGAATCGCGACCAGAAAAACCGTTTCGAGACTAACAAGGAATGCGACTTTGCCGTGGGCGCCCGCGACATGGGCCGTTTCCGTGTGAACGTTTTCCGCCAGCGCGGCACGATTGCCATGGTGATTCGTCATATCAAGGCGAAGATTCCTGCATTCGAGGAACTTCACCTGCCCGAAGTTATCCGTGACCTTGCGCTTACTCGCCGTGGCCTTGTGCTTGTGACGGGTACGACGGGTTCGGGTAAGTCGACGACGCTTGCTTCCATGCTGGATTACATCAACCAGACGGAAGCGGTGAACATCATTACCGTCGAAGACCCGATTGAATACCTTTACCGCGACAACAAGTCCATCATTTCGCAGCGCGAGATTGGCGTGGATACGCTTTCGTACGCGAATGCCCTGCGCGCCGCCCTCCGTCAGGACCCGGACGTGCTGCTGGTGGGCGAAGTCCGTGACCTCGAGACGATGCAGATTGCGCTGACTGCGGCCGATACGGGCCACATGGTGTTTGCGACCATCCATACGACGAATGCGACCGAAACGATTCAGCGTGTGCTTTCGATGTACCCGCCGCACCAGCACGACGAAATCCGTATTCTCCTTTCTGAAGTGCTTGCGGGTATTATTTCGCTGCGCTTGTTGCCGACTGCCGATGGCAAGGGCCGCGTGCCCGCCGCCGAGGTACTTGTGAATACAGCTGCCATCAAGGAATACATCCGCGACAAGGACAAACTTTCGCTGGTGGAACACGCCATTGCCGAAGGCCACATGCAGTATCATAGCCAGACGTTCGACCAGGCCTTGCTTGAACTCTACAGGACGGAGCAGATTTCGCTCGAGACGGCAATGAATGCCGCCACGAACAAGGATGACTTCGATCTCAAGATTCGCGGTATTTCTGGTACGTCCGACCGTGGCTGGATGTAG
- a CDS encoding tetratricopeptide repeat protein, translated as MAVTLDSLKKTVGKKKVKSMAFAWLADYESQAGDSTTALARVDAVLQLYPGDIPGMLVRSKLLFQLGDFEECVKECERILQKEPFCLSAQKRMGDAYEKLENVDERNRCYRRVHDMDPLDTFWKEEYEAVPEAAVGAAAVAGAVAAGEAAADSEFAMPDMGEFTMEGAAESAEPAVEASADATAGEEPAAKEEDSLFSKSLDMDIESPATETAEEPEQPKASASPFSASDDEDPFAALSSLGNDDSLADESSIDSLQQSLESALGDAATDITLDQDIPEAEEISGNDVGSAFADLFGEEDDMDSFGETTESKPASPFAQMDLPTSLDDEPAAPEDSAKNVFGDEAVEDKPQSIDDAFGDIFGEDELPEELPSNTAAPKAEPAEEQKPEEESFSGGMFEKSAAADMGLGTEEDDLKLEEPEPEPAKEADKPQSLDSAFADIFGEDELPEELPPAQPAGESDVSADLELPADSSTSALTEDADLELPSLNDSTSALTDELEMPSEEKPADDKPAESLDTFDIANWSPDAKPADDASLELPAEEETPAEEPALELPAEEPALEMPAEETPAEPAVEEAPAEEPALDIPAEDPALEMPAEETPAEEAADLELPAEEPAQEKPADESADVGFSVDKAFDALFADDDELPEEKPAETASAEPEVSDNVTETTEPVEDAAKSDSDRAELDKEMDSAFSSLFAEDDDLPVEESKPEAAAAPEATQEDTGAALEEAPLADAALESDLDKSFSSLFGEDDALDEADLKPAEAPAADATAEPAAAEEQPEVSATQGNAGIESSLESEFSGAFKQLFNTDDDSLDEKADLPSNKGVDFLMSGDSDDEVSAGLVADPTAPLDKQSSDLDDGMKTPTLGEIYFEQGHYDRALEIYKELAEKDPENEAIANRLAEVQKAYDSKFGGEQNG; from the coding sequence ATGGCTGTTACTCTGGATTCCCTGAAAAAGACCGTTGGCAAGAAAAAAGTCAAGTCCATGGCGTTCGCATGGCTTGCCGACTACGAGAGCCAGGCGGGCGATTCAACGACCGCTCTTGCCCGTGTCGATGCCGTCTTGCAGCTTTACCCGGGCGACATTCCCGGTATGCTGGTCCGCAGCAAGCTGTTGTTCCAGTTGGGTGACTTCGAGGAATGCGTCAAGGAATGCGAGCGGATTCTCCAGAAGGAGCCGTTCTGCCTTTCGGCCCAGAAGCGCATGGGCGATGCTTACGAAAAGCTTGAAAACGTAGACGAACGTAACCGTTGCTACCGCCGTGTTCACGATATGGACCCGCTCGATACGTTCTGGAAAGAAGAATACGAAGCCGTTCCTGAAGCGGCGGTCGGTGCTGCCGCCGTTGCCGGTGCTGTCGCTGCGGGCGAGGCTGCCGCGGATAGTGAATTTGCAATGCCCGACATGGGCGAGTTTACGATGGAAGGCGCTGCCGAATCTGCCGAACCGGCGGTGGAGGCCTCTGCTGATGCAACTGCAGGCGAAGAACCTGCCGCGAAGGAAGAGGATTCCCTGTTCTCCAAGTCGCTCGACATGGATATCGAGTCTCCTGCGACGGAAACTGCCGAAGAACCGGAACAGCCGAAGGCCAGCGCGTCCCCGTTCTCTGCTTCTGATGACGAAGATCCGTTTGCGGCCCTGAGTTCGCTCGGTAACGATGATTCCCTTGCGGACGAATCCTCGATTGATTCTCTCCAGCAGTCGCTTGAATCGGCGCTGGGCGATGCCGCGACCGATATTACACTGGACCAGGACATCCCGGAAGCCGAAGAGATTTCGGGCAACGACGTGGGTTCTGCGTTTGCCGACCTGTTCGGTGAAGAAGACGACATGGATTCGTTTGGCGAAACAACTGAATCGAAGCCCGCTTCGCCTTTTGCCCAGATGGACCTGCCCACGAGCCTCGACGACGAACCTGCCGCTCCCGAGGATTCTGCGAAGAACGTGTTTGGCGATGAAGCCGTTGAAGATAAGCCGCAGAGCATTGACGATGCGTTTGGCGATATCTTTGGTGAAGACGAACTGCCCGAGGAACTGCCGAGCAATACTGCAGCCCCGAAGGCAGAACCTGCCGAAGAACAGAAGCCTGAGGAAGAATCGTTCTCTGGTGGTATGTTCGAGAAGTCTGCCGCGGCCGATATGGGCCTGGGTACAGAAGAAGATGACCTTAAGCTCGAAGAGCCCGAACCTGAACCCGCGAAGGAAGCGGACAAGCCGCAGAGCCTGGACAGCGCTTTTGCCGATATCTTCGGTGAAGACGAGCTGCCCGAGGAATTGCCGCCGGCACAGCCTGCTGGTGAATCCGATGTTTCCGCCGACCTTGAACTCCCGGCTGATAGTTCGACAAGCGCACTAACCGAAGATGCGGACCTGGAACTGCCCTCGCTCAATGATTCTACAAGCGCTCTGACCGACGAATTGGAAATGCCGTCGGAAGAGAAACCCGCTGATGACAAGCCTGCAGAATCGCTCGATACCTTCGATATCGCGAACTGGAGCCCGGATGCAAAGCCTGCGGATGATGCAAGTCTCGAACTGCCTGCCGAAGAAGAAACTCCTGCGGAAGAGCCTGCATTAGAACTGCCCGCCGAAGAGCCCGCTCTTGAAATGCCTGCCGAGGAAACTCCGGCAGAACCTGCTGTTGAAGAAGCCCCTGCTGAAGAACCTGCGCTGGATATTCCAGCAGAAGATCCCGCACTTGAAATGCCCGCGGAGGAAACTCCGGCAGAAGAGGCCGCAGACCTTGAACTGCCCGCTGAAGAACCCGCACAGGAAAAGCCTGCAGATGAATCTGCTGATGTCGGCTTCAGTGTGGACAAGGCCTTCGATGCGCTGTTCGCCGATGACGACGAACTCCCGGAAGAAAAGCCTGCCGAAACCGCGAGTGCCGAACCGGAAGTTTCGGACAACGTAACTGAGACAACTGAGCCTGTCGAAGATGCTGCCAAATCTGATTCCGATAGGGCGGAGCTCGACAAGGAAATGGATTCCGCATTCTCGTCTCTGTTTGCCGAAGATGACGACCTGCCTGTGGAAGAATCGAAGCCGGAAGCCGCTGCCGCTCCGGAAGCGACCCAAGAAGATACGGGCGCCGCGCTCGAGGAAGCCCCTCTTGCCGATGCAGCTCTCGAATCCGATTTGGACAAGTCGTTCAGCAGCCTGTTTGGCGAAGACGATGCGCTTGATGAAGCGGACCTGAAGCCTGCAGAAGCGCCTGCTGCAGATGCTACTGCAGAACCCGCTGCTGCGGAAGAACAGCCCGAAGTATCAGCAACGCAAGGCAATGCTGGTATCGAAAGCAGTCTTGAATCGGAATTCTCCGGTGCGTTCAAGCAGCTATTCAATACCGACGATGATTCCCTCGACGAGAAGGCCGACCTCCCGAGCAACAAGGGTGTAGACTTCCTTATGTCGGGAGATTCCGATGATGAAGTTTCTGCGGGCCTCGTTGCAGACCCGACGGCTCCGCTTGATAAGCAGTCTTCGGATTTGGACGATGGCATGAAAACGCCGACGCTTGGCGAGATTTATTTTGAACAGGGTCACTATGACAGGGCGCTTGAAATTTATAAGGAACTTGCCGAAAAAGACCCCGAAAACGAGGCTATAGCCAACCGCCTGGCCGAAGTCCAGAAGGCCTACGATTCCAAGTTCGGAGGCGAACAGAATGGCTGA
- a CDS encoding Trm112 family protein, with the protein MFDYKLLDILCCPETRGKLRMADDALLATLNQASAAGTLKNAAGEKISETLTEALVNEAGSRAYIVREGIPVLLADEAILLPLEG; encoded by the coding sequence ATGTTCGATTACAAACTTTTGGATATTCTGTGCTGCCCCGAGACTCGGGGTAAACTCCGTATGGCAGACGATGCCCTTTTGGCAACCCTCAATCAGGCCAGTGCCGCGGGCACCCTGAAGAATGCCGCGGGCGAGAAAATTTCTGAGACTTTGACCGAGGCTCTCGTGAACGAGGCAGGCTCCCGTGCCTATATCGTTCGCGAAGGCATACCTGTCCTTTTGGCAGACGAAGCGATTTTGCTTCCCTTGGAGGGATAA
- a CDS encoding glycosyltransferase family 2 protein → MYSCSIIIVAYNSCDFIPACLKSVRDACEGIDAQVIVLDNGSVEPILPEIRQFFPEVEWIDSKENLGFGKGCNLAEKRATKPYLFFINPDTVVSRDSFTKVLDFMEEHPESGTVGCRILNEDGSLQWACRRSFPTIVSAVSKTIGLAALFPKNKTLASYNMTYADPDEVTEVDAISGSFFCMRRDLYEKLGGFDEDFFMYGEDLDLCFRAKVAGCKNYYTPSTNILHFKGQSCRTRRWDSYLDFYKAMLIFVKKHKDLYFVPNFLVSFGIMFAAFVGMFSRLIPKFWKMFLDLGVIALWAFTFLNYESVVSDICFQDSCLESGCAGTNTIIKHPIMDLAQFEDWWLVGIVAVVNLVFLMFRGEYTESSLKGEKFLRYLVPLNLFAVGGYSAFRYFTQTPIIDDASTYLPYESHWITLVVCSSLFIPLALLAWRRIAFWINYFYRIFAKKRHRSILLGGREDSLNNWFDSYNVIPGIEILGCVSGEPEKLSEENRKHLLGPLSDMESICNRTGCRELLVVSNFSGYREDFDINWLDKLGLRVYLLIGNGKNGNFALVDLKYLH, encoded by the coding sequence ATGTATTCCTGTTCCATTATCATCGTTGCCTATAATTCCTGCGATTTCATTCCCGCATGCCTGAAATCCGTTCGTGACGCGTGCGAGGGAATCGATGCGCAGGTTATTGTGCTTGATAATGGCTCGGTCGAGCCGATTCTGCCCGAAATCAGGCAGTTCTTCCCCGAAGTGGAATGGATTGATTCCAAGGAAAACCTTGGCTTTGGAAAGGGCTGTAACCTCGCCGAAAAGCGTGCGACCAAGCCGTACCTGTTCTTTATCAATCCCGATACGGTCGTCTCGCGCGATTCCTTTACCAAGGTGCTCGACTTCATGGAAGAACACCCTGAATCGGGTACTGTCGGCTGCCGCATTCTGAACGAGGATGGCTCGCTCCAGTGGGCTTGCCGCCGTTCGTTCCCGACGATTGTCTCTGCCGTTTCGAAGACGATTGGCCTTGCCGCTCTCTTCCCGAAGAACAAGACACTTGCAAGCTACAACATGACGTACGCCGACCCGGACGAAGTGACCGAGGTCGATGCCATCAGTGGCTCGTTCTTCTGCATGCGTCGCGACTTGTACGAAAAGCTGGGCGGTTTCGACGAAGACTTTTTCATGTACGGTGAGGATTTGGACCTGTGTTTCAGGGCGAAGGTTGCTGGCTGCAAGAACTACTACACGCCTTCGACAAATATTCTGCATTTCAAGGGCCAGAGCTGCCGTACCCGCCGCTGGGATTCCTACCTGGACTTCTACAAGGCGATGCTCATCTTTGTAAAGAAGCACAAGGACCTTTACTTTGTCCCGAATTTCCTCGTGTCGTTCGGTATCATGTTTGCTGCCTTCGTGGGCATGTTCTCGCGCCTGATTCCGAAGTTCTGGAAGATGTTCCTCGATTTGGGCGTGATTGCCTTGTGGGCGTTTACGTTCCTGAACTATGAAAGCGTCGTGTCGGATATATGCTTCCAAGATAGTTGCCTTGAAAGTGGGTGTGCTGGGACTAACACGATTATAAAACATCCCATTATGGATTTAGCACAGTTCGAAGACTGGTGGCTTGTAGGTATTGTCGCTGTTGTAAACCTTGTGTTCTTGATGTTCCGTGGTGAATACACAGAATCCAGCCTCAAGGGCGAAAAATTCTTGCGCTACCTTGTGCCTCTGAACCTGTTTGCTGTGGGCGGATATTCTGCGTTCCGCTATTTTACCCAAACTCCAATTATCGATGACGCTTCAACTTATTTGCCTTACGAATCTCATTGGATTACCTTGGTGGTTTGCTCCAGCCTCTTTATCCCGCTCGCTCTCCTTGCCTGGCGCCGTATCGCATTCTGGATAAACTATTTCTACCGCATCTTTGCCAAGAAGCGTCACCGCTCCATCTTGCTCGGCGGTCGCGAAGATTCCCTGAACAACTGGTTCGATAGCTACAACGTCATCCCCGGCATCGAGATTCTCGGCTGCGTGAGCGGGGAGCCCGAAAAGCTCTCCGAAGAGAACCGCAAGCACCTGCTCGGCCCTCTTTCTGACATGGAAAGCATTTGCAACCGCACGGGCTGCCGCGAACTCCTGGTAGTGTCCAATTTCTCCGGTTATCGCGAAGATTTTGACATAAATTGGCTCGATAAGCTTGGCTTGAGGGTCTATTTGCTCATCGGAAACGGCAAAAACGGCAATTTTGCCCTCGTAGACCTCAAATATCTGCACTAA
- a CDS encoding polyprenol monophosphomannose synthase, whose amino-acid sequence MDFPKSLVIVPTYNEKENILLIISAILEQNACLEVLVVDDGSPDGTGDMVDELTKANPRVHLIRRKGKMGLGSAYVTGFKWALERDYERVFEMDADFSHAPTDLVRFLEAAEDADLVLGSRYQNHRISVVNWDLRRLILSYGANVYTRMVTRLPVSDATGGFKCFRREALQALNLDKMKSDGYCFQIETTFKIWKKGMRVKEIPIVFTDRTRGTSKMSGGIISEAFFLVLKLRLGLA is encoded by the coding sequence ATGGATTTCCCGAAGAGTCTGGTTATTGTTCCCACGTATAACGAGAAGGAAAACATCCTCCTCATCATTTCGGCGATTCTCGAGCAGAACGCATGCCTCGAGGTGCTTGTCGTAGATGACGGCAGCCCCGACGGTACCGGCGACATGGTCGACGAACTCACGAAGGCTAACCCGCGCGTGCACCTGATTCGCCGCAAGGGCAAGATGGGCCTCGGCTCTGCCTACGTGACCGGTTTCAAGTGGGCGCTTGAACGCGATTATGAACGCGTGTTCGAGATGGATGCAGACTTTAGCCATGCCCCGACAGACCTCGTGCGCTTCTTGGAAGCGGCCGAGGATGCCGACCTGGTTCTCGGGAGCCGTTACCAGAATCATCGCATCAGCGTGGTGAACTGGGATTTGCGCCGCCTGATTCTTAGTTACGGTGCGAACGTCTATACCCGCATGGTGACGCGCCTCCCGGTGAGCGATGCCACCGGCGGTTTCAAGTGCTTCCGCCGCGAGGCCCTGCAGGCGCTGAACCTCGACAAGATGAAGAGTGACGGATACTGCTTCCAGATAGAGACGACATTCAAGATTTGGAAGAAGGGCATGCGCGTGAAGGAAATCCCCATCGTATTTACCGACCGCACACGTGGAACCTCCAAGATGAGCGGCGGAATCATCTCCGAAGCATTCTTCCTGGTACTTAAACTGAGGTTAGGGCTCGCATGA
- a CDS encoding glycosyltransferase family 2 protein, protein MDLSMVIPVKEESENLPELMKEIVAAMEPTGFTYEVIAIDDGSRDNTWEVLEGLSKEYPFLKGFRFQFNCGKADALAFGFSKATGRYVATLDGDLQDDPLEIPKMIKILEEGYDLVSGWKVRRLDPWHKTLPSKLFNLTVSIVCGKRLHDFNCGIKAYRSSVVRYIELYGDYHRFIPVMAKWQGFRITEMPVAHRARIHGVSKYGISRLVSGFLDLVSLMFMRSFSNKPLHFFGLIGLVFMLLGLGVCGYFGYEWLQTGAMHVRPLLLAGGFSLVMSVQFFSLGLLGEMLNGNRRRTYPVAENFGVKDL, encoded by the coding sequence ATGGATTTAAGCATGGTCATTCCGGTCAAGGAAGAAAGCGAAAACCTTCCGGAACTCATGAAAGAGATTGTCGCCGCGATGGAACCCACGGGTTTTACCTATGAGGTCATCGCCATCGACGACGGCAGCCGCGACAACACGTGGGAAGTCCTCGAAGGACTCTCGAAGGAATACCCCTTCCTGAAGGGGTTCCGCTTCCAGTTCAACTGCGGCAAGGCCGACGCACTCGCCTTCGGTTTCTCGAAGGCGACGGGTCGCTACGTGGCGACCCTCGATGGCGACCTGCAGGACGACCCGCTCGAGATTCCCAAGATGATAAAGATTCTCGAGGAAGGTTACGACCTGGTTTCGGGCTGGAAGGTGCGTAGGCTCGATCCCTGGCACAAGACGCTCCCCTCCAAGCTGTTCAACCTGACCGTATCGATTGTCTGTGGCAAGCGCCTGCACGATTTCAACTGCGGCATCAAGGCTTATCGCAGTTCCGTGGTGCGCTATATCGAACTCTATGGCGATTACCACAGGTTTATCCCCGTGATGGCCAAGTGGCAGGGCTTCCGCATTACCGAGATGCCCGTCGCGCACCGCGCCCGCATTCATGGCGTGTCCAAGTACGGCATTTCGCGCCTCGTTTCCGGGTTCCTCGACCTGGTTTCGCTCATGTTCATGCGCAGTTTCTCGAACAAGCCGTTGCATTTCTTTGGCCTGATTGGCCTTGTCTTTATGCTTCTCGGGCTTGGCGTTTGTGGCTATTTCGGTTACGAATGGCTCCAGACGGGTGCGATGCACGTGCGTCCGCTCCTGCTTGCGGGCGGTTTCTCGCTCGTGATGAGCGTGCAGTTCTTTTCGCTCGGGCTTCTGGGCGAGATGCTGAACGGCAACCGGCGCAGAACGTACCCTGTGGCGGAAAATTTTGGAGTCAAAGATTTGTAG